A section of the Blastocatellia bacterium genome encodes:
- a CDS encoding VWA domain-containing protein: MSRRTLYLALVITLILIGYWPMSRISAQSGVLLPTNITNQPDVLSLSVMNVDILIDNQYARVKVLQIFDNHYGTVLEGKYTFGLPTTGTISDFAIWENNVRIPGVIMEKRRAEAVYGDLTNAKVDPGLLQQDDEHGGSSAFSVKVFPIPAYGSKRLELEYTENLEVEELTSRFSFPLKPEFGYSQEVDELNIHVTILSNTPITEIASENYKMQVLKSTANEFEAVYKAKNVELEEDLELSYKLNVAKNQLNAIAYRAPEHISAYDLRDPALAKPNPDGYFQTLAVFNEEAQKSSSNVLILLDTSLSMYGDKLVQAVSALELFLNSLTPQSQFNLVLFNETVTPLSNNPLPATKENIAKAMSFVTESWLYGGTDLHQALSTSLKLINAFPTGNKNIILISDANSTIGQLQKSKIVEEFNKTNSKLQARLFALGLGSDAANNLLEQLVKDCNGYALSMRETEDINFPVKSIIDKTQKSNISNLSFEESDKNFYQVYATSDKNTFDQSSYSYVGRYRKPQAQATVSVKAFLGNRPINLFSNLLLPEFDDTHAQLPRIWARARVDALLREMDLYGEREDYIAEIIRLAQKYKFVTPYTSFIAAPRALLRPRLIQPGDPVIRVKTDESIKAVFAVLPFGETLPLKYLAEENVWEGRFFAPADMPDGSYKCRLLLTDKHGQGFQEEKSFVIDSHAPKLEVKLAKTTLQAGDELIIKANADKDTIRLIAKLSSLTSINLRWSNKEQINIGKLQIPNDLPAGNYTLSVIAEDGAYNQSSQDINLVILPR; this comes from the coding sequence ATGAGTCGTAGAACTCTATATTTAGCACTTGTTATTACATTGATTTTAATTGGTTATTGGCCGATGTCTAGAATTTCGGCTCAGTCAGGCGTGTTGCTGCCTACAAATATAACTAATCAACCAGATGTTCTTTCTTTATCTGTGATGAATGTTGATATTTTGATAGATAACCAATATGCAAGAGTTAAAGTATTACAGATTTTTGATAATCATTATGGAACAGTTTTAGAAGGCAAATATACATTTGGGTTGCCCACCACAGGAACAATTTCTGATTTTGCTATTTGGGAAAATAATGTGCGTATTCCTGGGGTAATTATGGAAAAACGCCGAGCAGAAGCCGTTTATGGCGATCTTACAAATGCAAAAGTTGACCCAGGTTTGTTACAGCAAGATGATGAGCATGGCGGTAGTTCTGCTTTTTCTGTAAAAGTTTTTCCTATTCCTGCTTATGGAAGTAAAAGACTAGAGTTAGAGTATACAGAAAACTTAGAAGTGGAAGAATTAACTAGCCGCTTCTCTTTTCCTCTTAAGCCTGAATTTGGTTATAGCCAAGAAGTAGATGAGCTAAACATCCATGTGACTATCTTAAGTAACACTCCAATTACAGAAATTGCTTCGGAAAACTATAAAATGCAGGTGCTAAAGTCTACTGCAAATGAATTTGAAGCGGTTTACAAAGCAAAAAACGTTGAGTTAGAAGAAGATTTAGAATTAAGTTACAAGCTAAATGTTGCAAAAAATCAGCTTAATGCTATTGCTTATCGTGCGCCAGAACATATTTCTGCTTATGACCTTAGAGATCCTGCTTTAGCAAAACCAAATCCCGACGGATATTTTCAAACTTTAGCAGTCTTTAATGAAGAAGCACAAAAATCATCAAGTAATGTGTTAATTTTGCTAGATACTTCTTTGTCAATGTATGGTGATAAATTGGTGCAAGCTGTTTCTGCATTGGAGCTATTTCTAAATAGCTTAACTCCGCAGTCACAATTTAATTTAGTTCTTTTTAATGAAACTGTAACACCTTTATCTAACAACCCTTTACCAGCAACAAAAGAAAATATTGCCAAAGCCATGTCATTTGTTACAGAGTCTTGGCTTTATGGTGGTACAGATTTACATCAAGCTTTATCAACATCACTTAAATTAATAAATGCTTTCCCCACAGGAAATAAGAACATTATTTTAATTTCTGATGCTAACTCAACTATAGGCCAGCTACAAAAATCAAAAATAGTTGAAGAATTTAATAAAACTAATAGTAAATTGCAAGCCAGACTTTTTGCTTTAGGTTTAGGTAGCGATGCAGCTAACAACCTGTTAGAACAATTAGTTAAAGACTGCAATGGTTATGCTCTGTCAATGCGTGAAACAGAAGACATCAATTTTCCAGTAAAAAGCATTATTGATAAAACACAGAAATCAAATATTTCTAATTTAAGTTTTGAAGAAAGCGACAAGAATTTTTATCAAGTTTATGCCACTAGCGATAAAAACACTTTTGATCAAAGCAGTTATAGCTATGTTGGACGTTATCGCAAGCCTCAAGCGCAAGCAACTGTTAGCGTTAAAGCTTTTTTAGGCAATCGTCCAATAAATTTATTTAGTAATTTATTATTGCCAGAGTTTGACGATACACATGCACAATTACCAAGAATTTGGGCCCGTGCTAGAGTTGATGCACTACTTAGAGAAATGGATCTTTATGGGGAGAGAGAAGACTATATTGCTGAGATTATTAGACTTGCCCAAAAATATAAATTTGTTACTCCCTACACTTCTTTTATTGCTGCACCTAGGGCGTTACTTCGTCCTCGTTTAATTCAGCCAGGCGATCCAGTAATTCGAGTTAAAACAGATGAATCTATCAAAGCGGTTTTTGCTGTCTTGCCATTTGGCGAAACTCTCCCGCTAAAATATTTAGCAGAAGAAAATGTTTGGGAAGGACGCTTTTTTGCTCCTGCTGATATGCCTGATGGATCTTATAAGTGCCGATTGTTGCTAACAGATAAACACGGACAAGGATTTCAAGAAGAAAAAAGCTTTGTTATTGATAGCCACGCGCCAAAACTAGAAGTAAAACTTGCTAAAACTACTTTGCAAGCTGGCGATGAGCTAATCATTAAAGCCAATGCAGACAAAGACACAATTAGATTAATTGCTAAACTTTCATCTTTAACATCAATCAATTTACGTTGGTCAAATAAAGAGCAAATTAATATAGGTAAATTACAGATTCCAAATGATTTACCGGCTGGAAATTATACTCTAAGCGTAATTGCTGAAGATGGAGCTTATAACCAATCTAGCCAAGACATTAACCTAGTTATATTACCTAGATAG
- a CDS encoding tetratricopeptide repeat protein, whose product MSGNKKRLLLMMGLIIVITIPVTKMVSQNTAENKEQTNNNKVVKDEVIQAIESAIYNQADFFATTALVPYPTATARNQLLAVAKRYPKEPSVYKQLSQLEIELGNKDAAEKALLNYVSLSENSQTTLTELANFYQEQAEFVNQADTLNKMLDLAPDEERPDILDELVALADKHKIDKYLGAKFYKEVASRHPDNLEILEKYLDKLVTDKEYKTVLKIVDSYRQNIADKDQYFLKKQVDILLETDDWQAAKELYIKNFDPFWPDNIKQSFYYEVLSDNDQLRAYGQELRAKFQKDPSSFDFAIRLIDYCNYNSEQDLSSYIFYKLEESRSQNNITWTSKELTILARLALKKGEAERASRYVYTLYNQGELKPGSELRGQLLYQLFEIVMDSQNQRLPVTTGNLKFYQEVANADRNPGVIGGILSLIFSDSKPQEKFAEAETNAIHHFNQAAAYRIFLTYKKEFPTSPQLAQMYLDIIRFYTEKGNTDIADKTLQDFENRYKKAEKFPEVAMKLADVYILNKDREKELAVYQQILDYLGKNARTGRLLKTVKHKEVNQNSYNEDDEEKQTTIEPPMSEPTKVAPTTEFVELNPGLKITQPKSDNAEYYYYEEAQSFEDYLVEPQKIDYSTVLNRYIFALDKENRTKEIIELFNREIKKYPKESGLYEQLLQWLGQTNLVEDQLAVYQKAIKQFPTTLWHDRLARWLISKERYQEFASYSQDLVSKFDDKEIEDYLNKFVTDYRQYSKFYDGLYFSLYQKAHNRFPQNHQFVRGLLDYYVVHKQWDNWQALIGRYYFIWPEVRNEYLSYLSKNDQLRKYLADAQNKLVNSTDINNLLPYKLFRADAAIWLCNYEEAIDAYRELNRLYPGNQDFAQQLVGLTRSFGQVQRKFLTEATNVQIKQVSLRPGLSGDRVIAGELYAETNDYQKAKIEWSKLLELGKDKQTYLDTATIFWDYFQYDDALKVIEALRKQKQDNTLLAFEMGAILEAKHQSNSAVAEYIKGIAKDNEQYSKCRKRLATLYGREKLTAEIEKTFSQELARTKNSDELVLGYVEVLELAEKKDLASNLLKKAIYQTKSMGFLKKARSFFREMEDQDSEIATIKQCLKYSRSYKEDISCRLQLISLHREREEKQQVIKNLQFLIAKYPFNYGVIDEVVSNYWHLGLTKQAINTLNQAIKKSRGQFRYQLTQRLAQRELELNNTKTAQNLLEKLFEEDKLDSQVLETLTNLYIRTENKKALEKALAEGLKAVESQDMHIRDLRLEIAYFRQRMIDKFTQIKDYNAAIKQHIEIINRNPEDYYKLDLAIEYTEKYGGGDELAAYYKKVFEQAYKNYRWAVVLARISKSKGDLETAIKYYQAAIDNQPTKAELYSSLAEIYKEKEDLTLAISTVNKSIELSNYEVVYVKQAIELLDLAGRESESLALKSKIPIEKNKENIQNNQNKVASGFDQAEQLRNTNEKEAINLYRKAFEALLADPYKASEINSYKLQNYIEVVHKEDSLSKILQSFLQLRDKLIKEIQKENSYDAAKARSLLEIIDGVLPSSIANIAENSATGDELNELYKTLTSLISAEVVKANSNSSLQLVENIILSTKFLDLQEYILLTQLRTGYNKGVNYQDRFGKIINFYELSGNYQKALKLLEKETELPKAFDLIYLQQIVKFSSLLEDTKTELKALHRYFQENKSNPDAENDPLVERYLTLLYQGDKNDQQKLVDLTKTHSVYQKQLINFLIAKNEKTLVHQAIKATKSDKLWQDSYNAEISLQLEDYNEQNKQYFDHSLNFQKVGNLIKIKANEKNQLVGDKWFEMANKYGQWLYKTSIKTITADRLLPANIERRPQDALEQQKLGHWYLAQKNTEKALSYLLNAQEMGANSAEILADIGSAYFLKGDKEKALNYWLKILNKDETNVNQLWLSTLKKHGLVEKAREELKNKLIENKDEKTPEEIKSYLYLLANSFKEEGGKLNSNQAKAQADFLVNLSKLETSTTPEIIIREQLVAIEYLAPFYELMIENSSRISKIDVDYEYFNRAKLAKDLSLLEEELDHNKIFQSKEPNATQYQWQKEYLHLLLSQNKNDAALKLTQEIEKSLANKYLRPEWLRVAEIQLMLRKGQIQQAWEKLLHYTKIEVQKDIKTIDVPSQTRLQQALKLLADRDLEKDKLLKAYYSRCLALEQYTLPNLIGLADVVYRSGDIDLGNKLLQLTLNFVDSYKQAKAAKELLNLEIIKTYRVSEKYIITPPVVYGDETGFSSFNVGEAIAEIATKYGQYNLAIEQRKQLKIYAGEINSIELARLFAANNQVKEAMIELVNFISDRKVSRKNRLLAVSLIPTIAKTNRELWAVTEKVIDKEFKLAIEATRLASVGEFSAAIKLINGQFNTVEMKFFQAILERKNNNFKTALALINQIPYDCKPYDFLHETSALRQRIYLYSITNAPEAVLELAKKDSQLQQYFSNYYSTENLLGMGKNSSSGNLQLLKAIERNQEYKTTLDLLALSANAAESLGDFELAIRFLKAMQPITNKEVEAKLQKRIDDLTYQKEAKSKNSQKVETSSLSR is encoded by the coding sequence ATGAGCGGAAATAAAAAAAGATTATTGCTAATGATGGGCTTAATAATAGTTATAACTATTCCAGTAACCAAAATGGTTAGCCAAAATACAGCAGAAAATAAAGAGCAAACAAATAATAATAAAGTTGTTAAAGATGAAGTTATTCAAGCTATAGAGTCAGCTATTTATAATCAAGCGGATTTTTTTGCTACTACAGCACTTGTTCCTTATCCTACGGCAACAGCACGTAACCAACTTTTAGCAGTAGCTAAACGCTATCCAAAAGAGCCAAGCGTTTATAAACAACTTTCTCAACTAGAAATAGAATTAGGGAATAAAGATGCAGCAGAAAAAGCATTATTAAACTATGTGTCTTTATCTGAAAATAGCCAAACTACCTTAACTGAACTAGCCAATTTTTATCAAGAACAAGCTGAATTTGTCAATCAAGCAGACACTCTAAATAAAATGCTAGATTTAGCACCAGATGAAGAACGACCTGATATTTTAGATGAACTTGTTGCTTTGGCTGATAAGCATAAAATAGATAAATATCTAGGAGCTAAATTTTATAAAGAAGTAGCTAGTCGTCATCCTGATAATTTAGAAATTTTGGAGAAATATTTAGATAAATTAGTCACAGATAAAGAATATAAAACTGTTCTAAAAATAGTTGATTCTTATAGACAAAATATTGCTGATAAAGATCAATATTTTCTTAAAAAACAAGTTGATATTTTGTTAGAAACAGATGATTGGCAAGCTGCTAAAGAGCTTTATATCAAAAATTTTGACCCATTTTGGCCTGATAATATTAAACAATCTTTTTACTATGAAGTGCTGTCTGATAATGACCAGTTGCGGGCATATGGACAAGAGCTTCGTGCTAAATTCCAAAAAGATCCTTCTAGTTTTGATTTTGCAATAAGGCTAATTGATTATTGTAATTACAACTCTGAGCAAGACCTAAGTTCATATATTTTTTATAAATTAGAAGAGTCACGTAGCCAAAACAACATCACTTGGACAAGTAAAGAGCTAACTATTTTAGCTCGTCTTGCATTAAAAAAAGGAGAAGCCGAACGAGCATCACGCTATGTTTATACACTTTATAATCAAGGGGAGTTAAAACCTGGTAGTGAGCTAAGAGGACAACTTCTTTATCAATTATTTGAAATAGTTATGGATTCTCAAAACCAAAGATTACCTGTAACTACAGGCAATCTAAAGTTTTATCAAGAGGTTGCTAATGCTGATAGAAATCCTGGAGTCATTGGAGGCATTCTTTCTTTAATTTTTTCTGATAGCAAGCCTCAAGAAAAGTTTGCTGAAGCCGAAACAAATGCTATTCACCATTTTAATCAGGCGGCTGCTTATAGAATCTTTTTAACTTATAAAAAAGAATTTCCTACCTCTCCACAACTAGCACAAATGTATTTAGATATTATTCGTTTTTATACTGAAAAAGGCAACACAGATATAGCTGATAAAACTTTACAAGACTTTGAAAATCGTTACAAAAAAGCAGAAAAATTTCCTGAAGTAGCAATGAAACTAGCGGATGTTTATATTCTAAATAAAGATAGGGAAAAAGAATTAGCCGTATACCAACAAATCTTAGATTATTTAGGAAAAAATGCTAGAACAGGAAGATTATTGAAAACTGTAAAACACAAAGAAGTTAATCAAAATAGCTACAACGAAGACGATGAGGAAAAACAGACGACTATTGAACCTCCAATGTCTGAGCCAACAAAGGTTGCGCCAACTACCGAATTTGTAGAACTTAATCCAGGGCTAAAAATTACACAACCAAAGTCTGATAATGCAGAATATTATTACTATGAAGAAGCACAAAGTTTTGAAGATTATTTAGTAGAGCCACAAAAAATTGACTATAGCACAGTGCTAAACCGCTATATTTTTGCTTTAGATAAAGAAAATCGTACTAAAGAAATTATTGAGTTATTTAATAGAGAGATTAAAAAATATCCTAAAGAGTCAGGTCTTTATGAACAGTTACTGCAATGGTTGGGACAAACAAACTTAGTTGAAGACCAATTAGCCGTTTACCAAAAAGCTATAAAGCAATTTCCTACAACACTTTGGCATGACCGGCTAGCACGTTGGTTGATTAGTAAAGAACGTTATCAAGAATTTGCTAGTTATTCTCAAGATTTGGTAAGCAAGTTTGATGATAAAGAAATAGAAGACTACTTAAATAAGTTTGTAACTGATTATAGGCAATATAGCAAGTTTTATGATGGCCTCTATTTTTCACTTTATCAAAAAGCACATAATCGTTTTCCCCAAAATCATCAGTTTGTAAGAGGTTTACTAGATTACTATGTTGTTCATAAACAATGGGATAACTGGCAAGCCTTAATTGGGCGATATTATTTTATTTGGCCTGAAGTTAGAAATGAATATTTGAGTTATTTATCAAAAAATGATCAGCTAAGAAAATATTTAGCTGATGCTCAAAATAAATTAGTTAACAGCACAGATATCAATAATTTATTGCCTTATAAGCTTTTTCGTGCTGATGCAGCAATCTGGCTATGTAATTATGAAGAAGCCATTGACGCTTATAGAGAGCTAAACCGCCTTTACCCAGGTAATCAAGATTTTGCTCAACAACTAGTAGGCTTAACACGCTCATTTGGTCAAGTGCAAAGGAAGTTTTTAACTGAAGCCACAAATGTACAAATTAAGCAAGTTAGTCTTAGACCCGGACTATCAGGAGATCGAGTTATTGCTGGCGAACTTTATGCAGAAACTAATGATTATCAAAAAGCTAAAATAGAATGGTCAAAGCTTTTAGAATTAGGTAAAGATAAACAAACTTATTTAGATACAGCAACAATATTTTGGGATTATTTTCAATATGATGACGCGCTAAAAGTAATAGAAGCATTACGTAAACAAAAACAAGATAATACATTACTTGCTTTTGAAATGGGTGCAATCCTTGAGGCTAAACATCAATCTAACAGCGCAGTTGCAGAGTATATTAAAGGAATTGCTAAAGATAATGAGCAATATAGTAAATGCCGTAAGCGGTTAGCAACACTTTATGGACGTGAAAAACTAACAGCAGAAATAGAAAAAACTTTTTCTCAAGAATTAGCTAGAACTAAAAATTCAGATGAACTTGTTTTAGGTTATGTGGAAGTTTTAGAACTTGCAGAAAAAAAAGATTTAGCTAGCAATTTACTAAAAAAAGCTATTTATCAAACAAAATCAATGGGATTTCTTAAAAAAGCACGAAGCTTTTTTAGAGAGATGGAAGACCAAGACAGCGAAATTGCAACCATAAAGCAATGCCTTAAATATAGCCGTTCATACAAAGAAGATATTTCTTGCCGATTACAATTAATTTCACTTCACCGAGAGCGAGAAGAAAAACAGCAAGTTATTAAAAACTTACAATTTTTAATTGCAAAATACCCTTTTAATTATGGTGTGATTGATGAAGTTGTTAGCAATTATTGGCATTTAGGCTTAACTAAACAAGCTATTAATACATTAAATCAAGCTATAAAAAAGAGTCGCGGACAATTTCGCTACCAACTTACTCAGCGTTTAGCTCAACGTGAGTTAGAGCTTAATAACACAAAAACAGCACAAAATCTTTTAGAAAAACTTTTTGAAGAAGATAAACTTGATAGCCAAGTTTTAGAGACTTTAACAAATCTTTATATAAGAACAGAAAATAAAAAAGCTTTAGAAAAAGCTTTAGCAGAAGGGTTAAAAGCTGTTGAGTCTCAAGATATGCACATCAGAGATTTAAGGCTTGAAATAGCTTATTTTCGTCAACGAATGATTGATAAGTTTACCCAAATTAAAGATTACAATGCAGCAATTAAACAGCACATTGAAATCATTAACCGTAACCCAGAAGATTATTACAAACTAGATCTTGCTATTGAATACACTGAAAAATATGGTGGAGGAGATGAACTAGCTGCTTATTATAAAAAAGTTTTTGAGCAAGCTTATAAAAATTATCGCTGGGCGGTTGTGTTAGCTAGAATTTCCAAATCTAAAGGTGATTTAGAAACTGCTATAAAATATTATCAAGCTGCAATTGATAACCAACCAACCAAAGCAGAGCTTTATAGCTCTTTAGCTGAAATTTACAAGGAAAAAGAGGATTTAACACTTGCAATTAGCACAGTTAATAAGTCTATAGAGCTTTCTAATTATGAAGTTGTTTATGTTAAACAAGCTATTGAATTACTAGATTTAGCAGGCCGCGAGAGTGAATCTTTAGCATTAAAGAGCAAAATACCTATAGAAAAAAATAAAGAAAATATTCAAAACAACCAAAATAAAGTAGCATCAGGATTTGATCAAGCAGAACAATTAAGAAATACCAATGAGAAAGAAGCTATCAACCTTTATAGAAAAGCTTTTGAAGCATTATTAGCAGATCCTTATAAGGCTTCTGAGATCAACAGTTATAAGTTGCAAAATTATATAGAAGTAGTTCATAAGGAAGATTCTTTATCTAAAATTTTACAAAGCTTCTTACAGTTGAGAGATAAATTAATAAAAGAAATACAAAAAGAAAATAGTTATGATGCAGCCAAAGCACGAAGTTTATTAGAAATCATAGACGGCGTTTTACCAAGTTCTATTGCAAACATAGCAGAAAATTCTGCTACAGGAGATGAATTAAATGAGCTATATAAAACTTTGACAAGTTTGATAAGTGCTGAAGTAGTTAAAGCTAATAGTAACAGTAGTTTACAACTGGTAGAAAATATTATTTTGTCCACTAAGTTTTTAGATTTGCAAGAATATATTTTGTTAACGCAGTTAAGAACAGGGTATAACAAAGGTGTCAATTATCAAGATAGGTTTGGAAAAATAATTAATTTTTATGAACTAAGTGGAAATTATCAAAAAGCACTTAAACTTTTAGAAAAAGAAACAGAGCTTCCTAAAGCATTTGATTTAATATATTTACAACAAATAGTGAAGTTTAGCTCATTACTTGAAGATACAAAAACAGAGCTAAAAGCTTTGCATCGTTATTTTCAAGAAAATAAGTCTAACCCAGACGCAGAAAATGACCCTTTGGTAGAGCGTTACTTAACGCTTCTTTACCAAGGTGATAAAAATGATCAACAAAAGCTAGTTGATTTAACAAAAACACACTCTGTTTATCAAAAACAGTTAATTAATTTTTTAATAGCTAAGAATGAAAAAACATTAGTTCATCAAGCTATAAAAGCTACAAAGTCTGATAAGCTTTGGCAAGATAGCTATAACGCAGAAATAAGCCTTCAACTAGAAGATTATAATGAGCAAAATAAACAGTATTTTGACCATAGTTTAAATTTTCAAAAAGTAGGGAATTTAATCAAAATTAAGGCTAATGAAAAAAATCAATTAGTTGGTGATAAGTGGTTTGAAATGGCTAATAAATATGGTCAATGGCTCTATAAAACATCTATAAAAACAATTACAGCAGATAGACTTTTACCGGCAAATATAGAAAGGCGACCACAAGACGCGCTAGAACAACAAAAATTAGGTCATTGGTATTTAGCTCAAAAAAATACAGAAAAAGCTCTTTCTTATTTACTTAATGCTCAAGAAATGGGTGCTAATTCTGCTGAAATTTTAGCTGATATTGGATCAGCTTATTTTCTAAAAGGTGATAAAGAAAAAGCATTAAATTATTGGTTAAAAATCTTAAATAAAGATGAAACAAATGTTAATCAACTATGGCTTAGTACATTAAAAAAACATGGACTAGTAGAAAAAGCACGAGAAGAATTAAAAAATAAGTTAATAGAAAATAAAGATGAAAAAACACCTGAAGAAATTAAATCTTATCTTTATTTACTTGCAAATTCATTTAAGGAAGAAGGTGGAAAACTTAATAGTAACCAAGCTAAAGCACAAGCAGATTTTCTTGTAAATCTATCTAAATTAGAAACTTCCACAACACCAGAAATTATAATTAGAGAACAACTAGTTGCTATTGAATATCTTGCACCATTTTATGAATTGATGATTGAAAATAGCAGCAGGATTTCTAAGATAGATGTTGATTATGAGTATTTCAACAGAGCTAAGCTTGCAAAAGATTTAAGTTTGTTAGAGGAAGAACTAGATCACAATAAAATTTTCCAATCTAAAGAGCCTAATGCAACACAATATCAGTGGCAAAAAGAGTATTTGCATTTGCTACTTTCACAAAATAAAAATGACGCAGCACTTAAACTTACTCAAGAAATAGAAAAGTCTTTAGCTAATAAATATTTGCGTCCAGAGTGGTTAAGAGTAGCTGAAATTCAATTGATGCTACGTAAAGGACAAATCCAGCAAGCTTGGGAAAAATTGCTTCACTATACAAAAATAGAAGTTCAAAAAGACATTAAAACTATAGATGTTCCTAGTCAAACACGCTTGCAACAAGCTCTAAAACTACTAGCTGATAGAGATTTAGAAAAAGATAAACTATTAAAAGCATATTACTCACGTTGTTTAGCTTTAGAACAGTACACTTTGCCTAATTTAATAGGTTTAGCAGATGTTGTTTACCGTAGTGGAGATATAGATTTAGGGAATAAATTACTACAACTAACACTAAATTTTGTAGATTCTTACAAACAAGCAAAAGCAGCAAAAGAGCTTCTAAATCTTGAAATTATTAAAACTTATAGAGTTAGTGAAAAATATATTATTACACCTCCTGTTGTTTATGGAGATGAGACTGGATTTTCAAGTTTTAATGTTGGCGAAGCAATAGCAGAAATAGCTACTAAATATGGTCAATATAATTTAGCTATAGAACAGCGTAAACAACTTAAAATCTATGCTGGTGAAATTAATTCCATAGAATTAGCTCGTTTATTTGCAGCAAATAATCAAGTTAAAGAAGCTATGATTGAGCTAGTAAACTTTATTTCTGATAGAAAAGTCTCGCGCAAAAATCGTTTGTTAGCTGTGTCGCTAATTCCTACGATTGCAAAAACCAATCGTGAACTTTGGGCAGTGACAGAAAAAGTTATTGATAAAGAATTTAAGCTAGCTATTGAAGCAACGCGTTTGGCAAGTGTAGGCGAATTTTCTGCGGCAATTAAATTAATAAATGGACAATTTAACACTGTTGAAATGAAATTCTTTCAAGCAATTTTAGAAAGAAAGAATAACAATTTCAAAACAGCTTTAGCATTAATTAATCAAATTCCTTATGACTGCAAACCTTATGACTTTTTGCACGAAACTTCAGCGTTAAGGCAAAGAATTTATCTTTATTCAATAACTAATGCTCCAGAAGCAGTATTGGAATTAGCTAAAAAAGATAGCCAATTACAACAGTATTTTAGCAATTACTACTCAACAGAAAATCTTCTAGGAATGGGAAAAAATAGTTCTAGCGGCAATTTGCAACTCTTAAAAGCTATTGAGAGAAATCAAGAGTATAAAACAACCCTAGATTTATTAGCTTTGTCGGCTAATGCTGCTGAAAGTCTAGGAGATTTTGAGCTAGCAATAAGGTTTCTTAAAGCTATGCAACCAATAACAAATAAAGAAGTAGAAGCCAAACTACAAAAGCGGATTGATGATTTAACTTACCAAAAGGAAGCTAAATCCAAAAACAGCCAAAAAGTAGAAACTAGTTCTTTATCCAGATAA
- a CDS encoding tetratricopeptide repeat protein, with protein MSRAAEQLFKEGNEQFFIGQFKKAAENFEQALSLITDEPVLWYNYGCSLVELERYEDALNAFAKAVEIKPDFYLSWFNHGNVLNILGRFDDALDSYNNVVELKPDHYLAWNNRGCSLARIEEFAESLESYQKALNLRSDYRPAKYNRAYVLAKIGQFEEAAEIYESALQLRAEDPAMWNNRGVVLTRANRLADALYCFEQAIHLKTDYYKAWYNRGYVLAEMQRYEESLESYNNALQILPDYGTALYNSGYVLIKLGRIAQAAEVFTEYVKLCPVSEYTDLLNQQIARLRQYAQKYQ; from the coding sequence ATGTCGCGTGCTGCGGAACAATTGTTTAAAGAAGGAAATGAACAATTTTTTATTGGTCAATTTAAGAAAGCAGCAGAAAATTTTGAGCAAGCTTTAAGCTTAATTACTGATGAGCCAGTGCTTTGGTATAACTATGGCTGCTCATTAGTTGAATTAGAGCGTTATGAGGATGCTCTTAATGCTTTTGCAAAGGCTGTTGAAATAAAGCCAGATTTTTACTTATCTTGGTTTAACCATGGGAATGTACTAAATATATTAGGTAGATTTGATGATGCCTTAGATAGCTATAACAATGTAGTAGAACTTAAACCAGATCATTATTTAGCTTGGAATAATCGTGGTTGTTCACTAGCTAGAATAGAAGAATTTGCCGAATCCTTAGAAAGTTATCAAAAAGCTCTAAATTTGCGTTCAGACTATAGACCTGCTAAGTATAATCGAGCTTATGTTTTAGCAAAAATAGGGCAATTTGAAGAAGCAGCAGAAATTTATGAATCAGCTTTGCAGTTAAGAGCAGAAGATCCTGCAATGTGGAATAATCGAGGAGTTGTACTTACACGTGCTAACAGATTAGCAGATGCTTTATATTGTTTTGAACAAGCTATTCACTTAAAAACAGATTATTACAAAGCCTGGTATAACCGAGGCTATGTATTAGCAGAAATGCAGCGTTATGAGGAGTCTTTGGAAAGTTATAATAATGCTCTACAAATATTACCTGATTACGGTACAGCACTTTATAATTCTGGGTATGTATTGATAAAACTAGGGCGTATTGCTCAAGCAGCAGAAGTTTTTACTGAGTATGTAAAGCTTTGTCCAGTGTCTGAATACACAGATTTACTTAATCAACAGATAGCTAGATTGCGACAATATGCACAGAAATATCAATAG